From the genome of Sulfitobacter mediterraneus, one region includes:
- a CDS encoding DMT family transporter, with protein sequence MKAVAPHPALAYAVMALGAIGLTLGDFFIKKSSIDGVSIAALLLFAWPLTAASLVLLAKLQGGIRHHLYPHAPRKLLIRAGLLLVMSVLNISSLSLNPYGQHAMLFQLSPAFALLIGVTFLGERLTAHVVLVLLACLVGTWLILNPGLGGMAVTLLLAVAAAISNAMTNVYMASNRAAATPIGFTFWAVNGVVLVAAAYWILAERTLPPLSSQLWIQLSAMCAVSGIVLASLAMQLAGSDIGRVTIMLYTQMPVALGLGWLAFCERPTIVAMLGGVLIVLAGASIPLVAVYKTERTTA encoded by the coding sequence ATGAAGGCGGTTGCCCCACATCCGGCATTGGCATATGCCGTCATGGCCCTTGGGGCGATAGGGCTGACGCTGGGGGACTTCTTTATCAAGAAATCCTCGATCGACGGTGTTTCGATTGCGGCCCTGCTTTTGTTTGCCTGGCCTCTGACCGCAGCAAGCTTGGTTTTGTTGGCAAAACTGCAGGGGGGGATCCGGCATCACCTCTATCCCCATGCGCCCCGCAAACTGTTGATCCGCGCTGGCCTGCTGCTGGTCATGTCGGTGCTGAACATCTCGTCACTGTCGCTCAATCCCTACGGGCAGCATGCCATGCTGTTCCAGTTGTCCCCGGCCTTTGCCTTGTTGATTGGCGTGACCTTTCTGGGAGAACGGCTGACAGCGCATGTGGTTCTGGTGTTGCTGGCCTGCCTTGTCGGGACATGGTTGATCCTGAACCCGGGGCTGGGAGGGATGGCAGTTACTTTGCTTTTGGCGGTTGCCGCGGCGATATCGAATGCCATGACAAACGTCTATATGGCGTCAAACCGCGCGGCGGCAACGCCGATCGGCTTTACCTTTTGGGCGGTGAACGGAGTTGTGCTTGTGGCCGCAGCGTACTGGATTCTGGCAGAGCGCACCCTGCCGCCGCTGTCTTCGCAACTCTGGATTCAACTAAGCGCGATGTGTGCGGTTTCAGGGATCGTGCTGGCCAGTCTGGCCATGCAACTTGCCGGCAGTGATATCGGCAGAGTAACCATCATGCTTTATACTCAGATGCCGGTCGCTTTGGGGCTGGGATGGCTTGCATTCTGTGAACGACCCACAATAGTGGCCATGCTGGGCGGCGTGCTGATTGTGCTCGCCGGTGCCTCCATTCCGCTCGTGGCGGTATACAAAACCGAAAGGACGACGGCATGA
- a CDS encoding TetR/AcrR family transcriptional regulator: protein MRKPDTDSYRPTKQARSARSEQLLLDAAEALFAEHGFQGTKVTDIIERSGCSIGTFYHRFGDKEGLARVLIHRFIEDGTTMIDALDLSRSKCGDLPGMLRYLAGVLYDTMTDKLGVYRASQRLNSLASKGEVNTAVLVAPLAAHVLVHAADYSDEISAPDGEAALRQALQLIVMITWQTRLGAGTLFPKDRGPLIEMMVKSAMGLLKEDAKR, encoded by the coding sequence ATGAGAAAACCGGACACCGACAGCTATCGACCCACAAAACAGGCACGCAGCGCCCGGTCCGAGCAACTCTTGCTGGATGCCGCAGAAGCGCTTTTTGCCGAACACGGATTTCAGGGTACCAAGGTGACGGACATCATCGAACGATCGGGCTGTTCGATCGGAACCTTCTATCACCGGTTTGGCGACAAGGAAGGTTTGGCGCGTGTGCTCATCCATCGCTTTATCGAAGATGGCACGACCATGATCGACGCCCTGGACCTGAGCCGCTCAAAGTGCGGTGATCTGCCGGGAATGCTGCGTTATCTCGCCGGAGTTCTCTACGACACAATGACCGACAAGTTGGGCGTCTACAGGGCGTCGCAGCGGTTGAACTCGCTCGCCTCCAAAGGTGAGGTGAACACCGCCGTGCTGGTAGCCCCACTGGCAGCTCACGTTCTGGTCCATGCCGCCGATTACAGCGACGAGATCTCGGCCCCGGACGGTGAGGCAGCGTTGCGTCAGGCTCTGCAGCTTATTGTCATGATCACATGGCAGACTCGTTTGGGCGCCGGAACTCTGTTTCCAAAGGACAGGGGCCCACTCATTGAGATGATGGTCAAGTCCGCGATGGGGCTGTTGAAAGAGGACGCCAAGAGATGA
- a CDS encoding amidohydrolase — MNEITVFTAKRVHTMSDSAPTATAVAVRDGIILEAGTLESLAPWLEAHPHRIDTRFADKIMMPGFIDPHLHPFIGAVLLPTAFVTAFEWKVPGQDVPATRGHAEYLEAVRAAVARDDGSKPIFVTWGYHQIWHGDVTREELNDISADRAILVWHRSFHEIILNDAAIDRLGIDRQMMQDHPQINAETGRFSETGAMVAIDGLKPILFSPDWFGAGLFRLHEVLHAGGHTTVADMAWGMFDYEMEWAACVQSMEVANPPYRVMMVPRGLPEPELMGNPEDAFARVDALTDRGTDRLFFDRHVKFFTDGAFFSELMQLTDPGYIDGHHGEWLTAPDQFEAIARPYWNAGYRIHVHCTGDLGVELALDVLDKLQFERPRVDHRFTIEHFGVSTEDQVRRIKALGAIVSANVYYLHELGEAYWRKSIGHERASQMARLGSLARAGVPFGLHSDFTMAPAHPLTSVWVAVNRFAESGAVLGENERVSVHQALRAITIDAAWVMGQENMIGSIQSGKKADFTVLDEDPYGVDTARLKDIAIHATVFEGVAHLLDK, encoded by the coding sequence ATGAACGAGATCACGGTCTTCACCGCCAAACGTGTCCACACGATGAGCGACAGCGCGCCAACCGCGACGGCTGTGGCGGTGCGTGACGGCATTATTCTCGAAGCGGGCACGCTGGAGAGCCTCGCGCCCTGGCTCGAGGCGCATCCTCACAGGATCGACACCCGTTTTGCCGACAAGATCATGATGCCGGGGTTCATTGATCCGCATCTGCACCCCTTTATTGGCGCCGTCCTGTTGCCGACCGCCTTTGTCACCGCGTTCGAATGGAAAGTGCCTGGGCAGGATGTTCCGGCAACACGCGGCCACGCAGAATACCTTGAGGCTGTGCGCGCGGCGGTGGCCAGGGACGATGGCTCAAAACCAATTTTCGTCACTTGGGGCTATCATCAGATCTGGCACGGAGATGTCACGCGCGAAGAGTTGAATGACATCTCGGCTGACAGGGCAATATTGGTCTGGCACCGGTCGTTTCACGAGATCATTCTGAACGACGCCGCCATCGACCGTCTCGGGATCGACCGTCAGATGATGCAGGATCACCCGCAGATCAACGCCGAAACGGGGCGGTTTTCCGAAACCGGGGCCATGGTGGCCATTGATGGGTTGAAACCCATCCTGTTTTCGCCCGACTGGTTTGGAGCCGGGCTCTTCAGGCTGCATGAGGTGCTGCATGCGGGAGGCCATACAACTGTGGCGGATATGGCCTGGGGCATGTTCGACTACGAGATGGAATGGGCGGCCTGCGTTCAGTCGATGGAGGTCGCAAATCCCCCCTATCGCGTGATGATGGTGCCGCGTGGTTTGCCCGAACCGGAATTGATGGGCAATCCCGAAGATGCCTTTGCCCGGGTCGATGCGCTCACTGATCGCGGCACGGACCGGCTGTTCTTTGATCGCCATGTCAAATTCTTCACCGATGGCGCGTTCTTTTCAGAGCTGATGCAGTTGACTGATCCGGGCTATATCGACGGCCATCACGGAGAATGGCTGACCGCGCCGGATCAGTTCGAGGCCATCGCGCGCCCCTATTGGAATGCGGGCTATCGCATCCATGTGCATTGCACAGGCGATCTGGGGGTAGAACTGGCGCTGGACGTGCTGGACAAGCTCCAGTTCGAGCGCCCGCGCGTCGATCACCGCTTTACGATCGAGCATTTCGGGGTTTCAACCGAAGATCAGGTCCGCCGGATCAAGGCTCTGGGGGCGATTGTCTCGGCCAACGTCTATTATCTGCACGAGCTGGGCGAGGCCTATTGGCGCAAGTCCATAGGCCACGAACGGGCTAGCCAGATGGCGCGGCTGGGGTCTTTGGCGCGTGCAGGCGTGCCCTTTGGCCTGCATTCCGATTTCACCATGGCTCCGGCGCATCCGCTGACCAGCGTCTGGGTAGCGGTGAACCGCTTTGCGGAATCCGGCGCGGTCCTGGGTGAAAATGAGCGGGTCAGCGTGCATCAGGCACTGCGGGCGATCACCATAGATGCGGCCTGGGTGATGGGCCAGGAAAACATGATCGGGTCCATCCAATCTGGAAAAAAGGCAGACTTCACAGTGCTGGACGAAGACCCTTACGGGGTTGATACTGCGCGGCTCAAGGACATTGCAATCCATGCCACCGTGTTTGAGGGGGTCGCGCACCTACTGGACAAATGA
- a CDS encoding CobW family GTP-binding protein — MTIPTILVSGYLGAGKTTLINAFLHDPQGLRATVLVNDFGAVNLDADLIENADGNTIALTNGCACCAIGDDLLSAARQVVESPEAARPDLVVVEASGVAEPARMAMLLRGVAGLAPAAILTLVNGSTATRNAKDKFVGRLFVSQINNAHFVAVNRTMGHEKVVSTLVAQHGLFAVQVTTLMDAVNAQLALSRTRAGVATEPPEFFSRVIDLPNPVSEAAVVTWCENLPDHIHRVKGLMQTTSGLRKLDYCQGKFTLVPAGARLKSVPQRIVLIGTQKIDTLQDFITS; from the coding sequence ATGACAATACCGACCATCCTAGTTTCAGGCTATCTGGGCGCCGGAAAAACCACGCTGATCAACGCATTTCTACACGATCCACAAGGACTTAGGGCAACGGTTCTGGTGAACGATTTTGGTGCCGTGAACCTTGACGCCGATCTGATTGAGAATGCTGATGGGAACACCATTGCTTTAACCAATGGATGCGCGTGCTGCGCCATCGGTGACGATCTGCTCTCCGCCGCGCGACAAGTGGTTGAAAGCCCCGAGGCGGCGCGGCCTGATCTGGTTGTCGTGGAGGCAAGCGGTGTTGCCGAACCAGCCCGTATGGCGATGCTCTTGCGCGGAGTAGCGGGACTTGCCCCAGCGGCGATTCTGACGTTGGTCAACGGATCGACAGCCACCCGGAACGCGAAGGATAAATTCGTCGGCCGCTTGTTTGTATCGCAGATTAACAATGCACATTTTGTTGCGGTGAACCGCACCATGGGGCACGAAAAGGTGGTCAGCACACTCGTGGCACAACATGGGCTCTTTGCCGTTCAAGTAACAACGCTGATGGATGCCGTGAATGCCCAGTTGGCACTTTCCAGAACACGTGCCGGGGTGGCAACGGAGCCCCCCGAGTTTTTCAGTCGCGTAATTGACCTGCCAAATCCCGTGTCAGAGGCCGCGGTGGTGACATGGTGTGAGAACCTGCCTGACCATATCCATCGGGTAAAAGGACTTATGCAAACCACCAGCGGTCTGCGAAAACTTGACTATTGTCAGGGCAAATTCACTCTGGTTCCCGCTGGGGCGAGGCTGAAATCCGTCCCCCAGCGGATTGTTCTGATCGGAACGCAAAAGATAGACACTTTACAAGATTTCATTACCTCGTGA
- a CDS encoding disulfide bond formation protein B → MLAAGGSAVLLLAAFIFQALGYAPCAMCIWQRYPHAIAIVIGALLMVGLPILLLLMAGAAAALTTAGIGIFHTGVERDWWEGPTACTGSGLDISNLSGADLLPSASSSPSNLVMCDEVAWEFLNLSMASWNALWSFVLAGLWIMALAKAAHAYRPRENHTLT, encoded by the coding sequence ATGCTCGCTGCAGGTGGATCGGCTGTGCTCTTGCTCGCCGCATTCATCTTTCAGGCGCTCGGATATGCGCCCTGCGCGATGTGCATCTGGCAGCGGTATCCTCACGCCATTGCCATCGTTATTGGCGCGCTTCTGATGGTTGGTTTGCCCATCTTGCTGCTCTTGATGGCAGGTGCTGCCGCGGCCCTCACGACAGCGGGCATCGGGATTTTCCACACCGGCGTCGAACGGGATTGGTGGGAAGGTCCGACAGCGTGCACAGGCTCTGGTCTCGATATATCGAACTTGTCAGGTGCGGACCTTTTGCCCTCCGCGTCATCCTCACCATCAAACTTGGTGATGTGTGACGAAGTCGCGTGGGAATTCCTGAATCTATCTATGGCGAGTTGGAATGCGCTTTGGAGTTTCGTTCTAGCAGGGCTCTGGATCATGGCATTGGCCAAAGCAGCGCACGCTTATCGGCCACGTGAAAATCACACGCTGACCTAG
- a CDS encoding SHOCT domain-containing protein — translation MYRLGIIAALFATPAVADPDDYGHMSGWGYGMGMMFGPILWIIVLGLVVAGVVWFIRNMDGGATKAEKSDAMSELDLRLPKGEIDAEDYTARKKLLTGE, via the coding sequence ATGTATCGATTGGGAATAATTGCAGCGCTCTTTGCGACACCTGCCGTGGCCGATCCAGATGACTATGGCCACATGTCGGGCTGGGGATACGGGATGGGGATGATGTTTGGTCCAATCCTTTGGATCATCGTTTTGGGATTGGTTGTTGCCGGTGTCGTTTGGTTTATTCGCAACATGGATGGAGGAGCGACAAAGGCTGAAAAGTCCGATGCGATGAGCGAACTCGATCTGCGCTTGCCCAAGGGCGAAATTGACGCAGAGGACTACACCGCTCGAAAGAAGCTACTGACCGGCGAGTAG
- a CDS encoding DsbA family protein, whose translation MDSKKRSTLLTIGVIIAGYAALRTVPSLLPEKLELQALDRPEGFRKFVAGETSGGFDPFFGLGTADSTEVAAQKAAALERVSENICSALYGGLTPTPTQVPMASFSDYYCPFCRVQTKRLADMTSEMPDKIAVAWHELPLLGDSSNLAAKAALAAKRQDAYVAFHERLMTTPFQASPEYLARLSDDIGVDSKKLITDMGSAEITRELEDSAALARVFAFVGTPALVIGRTVVQGQISDRTVREIIELEREEGWRDVGTAA comes from the coding sequence ATGGATTCCAAGAAACGGTCAACGCTTTTGACGATCGGTGTGATCATCGCAGGGTACGCCGCCCTGCGCACAGTCCCCTCTTTGCTGCCGGAAAAACTGGAATTGCAGGCGCTCGATAGACCAGAAGGATTTCGCAAGTTCGTTGCGGGTGAGACGTCAGGCGGCTTCGATCCTTTTTTTGGCTTGGGCACGGCGGACAGCACCGAAGTGGCGGCGCAGAAAGCCGCGGCCTTGGAGCGCGTCTCCGAGAATATTTGTTCGGCCCTTTACGGTGGTCTGACTCCCACGCCTACCCAAGTCCCGATGGCGTCGTTCTCGGACTACTATTGCCCCTTTTGCCGGGTGCAAACCAAACGATTGGCCGACATGACGAGCGAGATGCCAGACAAGATCGCAGTGGCGTGGCATGAATTGCCGCTCCTCGGCGACAGCTCAAATCTTGCGGCCAAGGCAGCTCTGGCGGCGAAACGGCAAGACGCGTACGTCGCTTTCCACGAACGTTTGATGACAACGCCATTCCAAGCGTCGCCGGAATACCTTGCCCGCCTCTCCGATGACATCGGCGTCGATAGCAAGAAATTGATCACCGACATGGGGAGTGCCGAGATCACGCGCGAGCTGGAAGACAGTGCAGCGCTTGCACGCGTGTTCGCCTTTGTCGGCACGCCGGCCCTCGTGATCGGCCGTACTGTCGTCCAAGGTCAGATCAGCGACAGAACGGTTCGCGAGATCATCGAGTTGGAGCGCGAAGAGGGTTGGCGAGATGTCGGTACGGCTGCATAG
- a CDS encoding rhodanese-like domain-containing protein produces MDRRCFILLASTWVMGPQVVAAATREIWSAAKTADALAQDKISLIDVRSRPEWVETGVAKDAWPISMHEPGFEQRLFPARDFSGEKPIALICATGGRSGRLLSVLKRAGYTGFIDVSEGMLGSPKGPGWIARGLPVTDLEAALASLPGALR; encoded by the coding sequence ATGGATAGGCGGTGCTTCATCCTGCTTGCATCGACGTGGGTCATGGGGCCTCAGGTCGTTGCGGCCGCAACGCGCGAAATCTGGTCGGCTGCTAAGACGGCCGACGCATTGGCGCAGGACAAGATTTCCCTGATTGATGTTCGATCGCGCCCTGAATGGGTGGAAACGGGCGTCGCAAAAGACGCATGGCCCATCAGTATGCACGAACCCGGGTTCGAGCAGCGCTTGTTCCCCGCACGTGATTTTTCAGGCGAGAAACCCATTGCGCTGATTTGTGCCACCGGTGGGCGCAGCGGCCGTCTTTTGAGCGTCTTGAAACGAGCCGGCTACACGGGCTTCATCGATGTGTCGGAAGGCATGCTGGGATCACCGAAGGGGCCAGGCTGGATCGCACGCGGATTGCCGGTGACGGATCTCGAGGCGGCCTTGGCAAGCCTGCCTGGCGCTTTGCGTTGA
- a CDS encoding protein-disulfide reductase DsbD family protein, which yields MLIHMMVRFFQLRAWLLLLLGCMGIFLSDAVKAAESESFSNPAVTARLISAEDGIAPDAASVSLGLALEYGEGWKGYWRTPGEVGLAPEIDWSGSTNLKSAELLWPAPKRFEAFGIENFGYSGRVVLPIRARLEDAGHPLELRARVSLLTCSTVCVPHDFELSLALPQGFGIDTNSARQIANYADRVPAVPENSDIMISVTALDARDSALIVVATSDTPFGEVDVFPEFGPLVTFGKPDIRLDRDRTELWAQIPINAWTEEHAEPSVTITDTARAITAPITLTSDPPAPPFSSANPRASVLKVMAVAAIAFLGGLILNVMPCVLPVLSIKLTSVLKATGQTRQMTRNGFLFSALGVLTFVWALAAALVFLQWIGVSVGWGIQFQNPVFVTLMFMVIAVFAANLLGAFEITLPAALQDRLGASSARAGYISDFGTGLLAAILATPCSAPFLGTAITFALAGTPLDVMVIFTALGLGLALPYLVIAARPELVTRMPRPGRWMLLVRILLGGLLLATAAWLLFVLVGVAGARVAAFISALTAVFIIAASIPRANRWARRAVLSACVLLAIFGAGLISTPDRTIAAVDAMSHWQDFDPLRIARYVSEGETVFVDVTADWCLTCKANKSLVLDKDPVRARLRGGSVIAMQADWTKPDDAIARFLERHDRYGIPFNIVFGPGAPSGIALPEILTPQAVLGALDAASMRSLVSE from the coding sequence ATGCTCATCCATATGATGGTCCGGTTTTTTCAGCTCAGGGCTTGGCTTCTGCTCCTTCTCGGTTGCATGGGCATCTTCCTATCCGATGCCGTCAAGGCTGCCGAATCCGAGAGCTTTTCAAACCCCGCCGTAACCGCGCGTCTTATCTCGGCCGAAGACGGGATTGCGCCAGATGCCGCCTCCGTCTCACTTGGATTGGCCTTGGAGTACGGCGAGGGCTGGAAGGGATACTGGCGCACGCCCGGCGAGGTTGGCTTGGCACCCGAGATCGACTGGTCGGGTTCAACCAATCTGAAATCCGCGGAGCTACTCTGGCCCGCGCCGAAACGTTTCGAGGCCTTTGGGATCGAGAACTTCGGCTATTCAGGTCGGGTTGTCTTGCCGATCCGCGCGAGACTTGAGGACGCCGGCCACCCACTGGAACTGCGTGCCCGCGTGTCGTTGCTGACATGTTCGACTGTCTGTGTGCCCCATGACTTCGAACTCTCACTCGCCCTGCCACAAGGCTTCGGGATCGATACAAACTCGGCTCGCCAGATTGCCAATTACGCCGATCGCGTTCCCGCGGTACCCGAGAACAGCGACATCATGATATCGGTCACGGCCCTCGATGCGCGCGACTCGGCTCTCATCGTTGTGGCAACGAGCGACACACCGTTCGGTGAGGTCGACGTGTTCCCGGAATTCGGACCCCTTGTGACCTTTGGTAAACCAGATATCCGATTGGATCGCGATAGAACGGAACTGTGGGCACAAATACCGATCAACGCCTGGACCGAAGAGCACGCAGAACCTTCGGTGACGATCACAGACACCGCACGTGCAATCACGGCGCCGATCACGCTTACCTCAGATCCCCCTGCCCCACCGTTTTCAAGCGCGAACCCTCGCGCGAGTGTGCTGAAGGTCATGGCGGTGGCCGCCATCGCCTTTCTCGGTGGTCTGATCCTGAATGTCATGCCCTGTGTGTTGCCCGTTCTATCGATCAAGCTCACATCTGTTTTGAAGGCAACCGGTCAAACCCGGCAGATGACACGCAACGGATTCCTGTTTTCAGCTTTGGGGGTACTGACATTTGTCTGGGCGCTTGCGGCTGCCTTAGTGTTTCTTCAATGGATCGGAGTATCCGTCGGCTGGGGTATACAGTTCCAAAATCCGGTCTTCGTGACTCTGATGTTCATGGTCATCGCCGTCTTTGCCGCCAATCTCCTCGGTGCATTCGAGATAACCCTGCCCGCGGCCCTTCAAGACCGCCTGGGTGCCAGCAGTGCCAGAGCCGGGTACATCTCAGACTTTGGCACCGGACTGCTTGCGGCCATCCTCGCCACGCCCTGTTCCGCCCCGTTCCTGGGCACCGCGATCACCTTTGCGCTTGCGGGCACACCACTGGACGTAATGGTGATATTCACAGCGCTCGGTCTTGGACTGGCCCTCCCCTACCTCGTCATTGCCGCACGTCCCGAGTTGGTCACGCGGATGCCCCGGCCCGGGCGATGGATGCTTCTGGTCAGGATCCTTCTTGGCGGTCTGTTGCTGGCAACAGCCGCATGGCTCTTGTTCGTTCTTGTCGGCGTGGCGGGCGCGCGGGTGGCCGCCTTTATCTCGGCACTCACAGCTGTGTTCATCATCGCGGCATCAATCCCACGGGCGAACCGATGGGCGCGGCGTGCGGTTCTCAGCGCCTGTGTTCTTCTGGCGATTTTCGGAGCGGGTCTAATATCAACGCCTGACCGCACAATAGCTGCGGTGGATGCGATGTCTCACTGGCAGGATTTCGATCCCCTCCGCATCGCGCGCTACGTCTCTGAAGGCGAGACGGTTTTCGTCGATGTGACTGCGGATTGGTGTCTGACCTGCAAAGCCAACAAGTCTCTCGTGCTCGACAAGGATCCAGTGCGTGCGCGGTTGCGCGGCGGTTCCGTAATCGCCATGCAAGCGGACTGGACCAAACCCGATGACGCGATCGCGCGGTTTCTCGAGCGGCATGACCGCTATGGCATTCCGTTCAACATCGTCTTCGGACCGGGGGCTCCTTCCGGTATCGCCCTACCGGAGATTCTAACGCCACAGGCAGTGCTCGGCGCGCTCGACGCCGCTTCTATGCGCAGTCTCGTGTCAGAGTGA
- a CDS encoding APC family permease: MQHKHTGDGYKENSITLGGAVAMGTGVMIGAGIFALTGQIAQLAGPLFPLAFIAGAIVTSFSAYSYIKMSNAWPSAGGIAMILQKCYGSGAVAAGAALLMALSMVIAESLVARTFATYVLRPFDITGGPLVPILAVAVIVFAFLVNIAGNRSVGLFSLIMAAIKIGGIALFGIAALWSSGFQFAAASQTAEPSGIVGFIASVALAILAFKGFTTITNSGGEITDPHRNVGRTIMISIAICVVVYLLVAFGVGASLTLDEIIAARDYSLAEAAAPALGQVGFYLTVLLAAVATASGVLASVFAVSRMLAMLTDMKMIPHSHFGMSGTIQRHMLIYTVVIASTLAVFFDLGRIASLGAFFYLIMDMVVHWGVFRFRRKEIGAAATVLLLALAFDAVVLAAFTAMKLQSDPAIVLYAAVGITAVFILERLYLSRWLAPQGAHEH; encoded by the coding sequence ATGCAGCACAAACACACCGGAGATGGCTACAAAGAAAATTCGATAACGCTCGGCGGTGCCGTCGCCATGGGCACGGGCGTGATGATCGGGGCGGGCATCTTTGCGCTGACCGGGCAGATAGCCCAACTGGCCGGACCGCTTTTCCCGCTGGCCTTCATCGCCGGTGCCATCGTGACAAGCTTCAGTGCATACAGCTATATCAAGATGTCGAACGCCTGGCCCTCGGCGGGCGGGATCGCTATGATCCTGCAGAAATGCTATGGATCAGGCGCAGTTGCGGCGGGAGCAGCGCTTCTGATGGCGCTGAGCATGGTGATTGCAGAAAGCCTCGTGGCAAGGACATTTGCCACCTACGTCCTGCGCCCCTTCGACATCACCGGCGGGCCGCTCGTCCCCATCCTGGCGGTTGCAGTGATCGTTTTCGCGTTTCTCGTCAATATCGCAGGCAACCGCTCCGTAGGGCTGTTTTCGCTGATCATGGCGGCAATCAAGATCGGCGGCATCGCTCTCTTTGGTATTGCCGCTCTGTGGTCGAGCGGATTTCAGTTCGCCGCCGCATCGCAGACGGCCGAGCCATCAGGGATCGTGGGGTTCATTGCCTCTGTCGCACTGGCCATCCTTGCGTTCAAGGGTTTCACGACCATTACCAACAGCGGCGGAGAGATCACCGATCCCCATCGCAACGTGGGCCGCACGATCATGATCTCCATCGCGATCTGCGTGGTTGTCTACCTGCTTGTGGCGTTCGGCGTGGGCGCCAGCCTGACACTCGACGAGATCATTGCCGCACGTGATTATTCTCTGGCAGAAGCGGCGGCCCCCGCGCTCGGGCAGGTCGGGTTCTATCTAACCGTCTTGCTGGCCGCCGTGGCTACTGCATCAGGCGTTCTGGCCAGTGTGTTCGCCGTGTCACGGATGCTCGCAATGCTGACGGACATGAAAATGATCCCGCACAGCCATTTTGGCATGTCTGGCACGATCCAGCGCCACATGCTGATCTATACGGTGGTGATTGCCTCGACACTGGCTGTGTTCTTCGATCTGGGCAGGATCGCATCTTTAGGCGCGTTTTTCTATCTCATCATGGATATGGTCGTGCATTGGGGCGTCTTCCGCTTCCGCCGGAAGGAGATCGGAGCGGCGGCGACTGTGTTGCTCTTGGCACTCGCATTCGATGCGGTTGTGCTGGCGGCCTTCACCGCGATGAAACTGCAAAGTGACCCGGCCATCGTGCTCTATGCCGCCGTCGGAATTACCGCGGTTTTCATACTTGAACGACTGTATCTATCGCGCTGGCTCGCACCGCAGGGTGCTCACGAACACTGA
- a CDS encoding methyltransferase family protein, with amino-acid sequence MTDAGASYGLWLLVFINSAVFIIFAFSFFKPQTSRDWRSFGAFSAFVLALFTEMYGFPLTIFVLSGWLQSTWPDIDWLAHDSGHLPEMMFGWKSNPHFGPFHLLSFALIGGGFWLISVAWHHLWNAQRQGRLAVTGPYARIRHPQYVGFILVMLGFLVQWPTILTVAMFPVLVWMYVRLARSEEADTRARFGQVWDRYAATVPAFMPQFREVSIP; translated from the coding sequence ATGACTGATGCAGGTGCATCGTATGGCCTTTGGCTTCTGGTCTTCATCAACTCGGCTGTCTTCATCATTTTTGCCTTCAGCTTTTTCAAGCCGCAAACGTCCCGAGACTGGCGGAGTTTCGGTGCATTCAGCGCCTTTGTCTTGGCACTGTTCACCGAAATGTACGGGTTCCCATTGACGATCTTTGTGTTGTCCGGCTGGTTGCAATCGACATGGCCGGATATCGACTGGCTAGCCCACGATAGCGGCCATCTGCCCGAGATGATGTTCGGCTGGAAGTCGAACCCGCATTTCGGACCGTTCCACCTGTTGAGCTTCGCCCTGATCGGCGGAGGATTCTGGCTGATCTCGGTGGCATGGCACCATCTGTGGAATGCACAGCGGCAGGGCCGGTTGGCCGTCACCGGGCCCTATGCGAGGATCAGACATCCCCAATACGTGGGGTTCATTCTGGTCATGCTCGGATTTCTCGTTCAATGGCCGACCATTCTGACAGTGGCGATGTTCCCGGTACTGGTCTGGATGTATGTTCGACTGGCACGCAGCGAGGAGGCCGACACCCGCGCCCGTTTTGGACAGGTCTGGGACAGGTATGCAGCGACCGTTCCCGCCTTCATGCCGCAATTTCGCGAGGTCTCCATACCATGA
- a CDS encoding DUF2933 domain-containing protein: MEKPSTHGDHHPQGNPPRPPSFWKSRAGIYLIFALVLGGLLLGYEHRVHILGSGLLIWLPLLLCVGMHFFMHGGHGGHGGHGKGDDQ; this comes from the coding sequence ATGGAAAAACCTTCGACACACGGCGATCATCACCCGCAGGGCAATCCGCCGAGGCCGCCCTCGTTCTGGAAATCACGCGCGGGCATCTACCTGATCTTCGCGCTTGTCCTTGGCGGACTTCTGCTGGGTTACGAGCATCGGGTGCACATTCTGGGCAGTGGGTTGCTGATCTGGCTGCCGTTGCTGCTCTGTGTTGGCATGCACTTCTTCATGCATGGCGGGCATGGAGGCCACGGCGGACATGGCAAGGGAGATGATCAATGA